A genomic stretch from Arachis stenosperma cultivar V10309 chromosome 3, arast.V10309.gnm1.PFL2, whole genome shotgun sequence includes:
- the LOC130967347 gene encoding alpha carbonic anhydrase 7-like, with protein sequence MEKFSAKVFICTLFAALVLLSSPARSQEVEDESEFNYDENSDRGPSHWGDIKPEWRTCKTGKMQSPIDLNDRKVQVAKLGPLNLNYNPSNNATLKNKGHEIQLDIHEPTSSLQINGTSYTLVNLHWHIPSEHTINRQRFDLELHLVHQTPITNQIAVIGILYKIGTGSDPVLLSLKEPLEALNGSSAGKIVSVGVFDPRVVGIGNDTKLYYRYMGSLTTPPCTEGVTWTLLKQIRSVKEEQIVSLQNAVNDGPGGNARPIQPTNDRIVQFNKYPPYFSLN encoded by the exons ATGGAAAAGTTTTCAGCGAAGGTTTTCATTTGCACCTTATTTGCAGCACTTGTTTTGCTGTCTTCCCCAGCAAGGTCCCAAGAAGTTG AGGATGAGAGCGAGTTTAATTACGATGAAAATAGTGATAGAGGACCATCTCATTGGGGAGACATAAAGCCAGAATGGAGGACATGTAAAACTGGAAAAATGCAATCACCAATTGATTTAAATGACAGAAAAGTTCAAGTAGCTAAACTAGGACCCCTTAACTTGAACTACAATCCCTCCAATAATGCTACCCTTAAGAATAAGGGTCATGAAATACAG TTGGacattcatgaaccaacaaGCTCTCTACAAATTAATGGAACCTCTTATACACTTGTCAATTTACATTGGCATATTCCATCTGAACACACCATTAATAGACAAAG ATTCGATCTAGAGCTACATCTGGTGCATCAAACTCCAATAACTAATCAAATAGCAGTAATTGGAATACTTTACAAGATTGGAACAGGATCAGACCCAGTATTGTTATCG cTAAAGGAACCTTTGGAGGCACTGAATGGATCAAGTGCTGGAAAGATTGTATCAGTGGGTGTATTTGATCCAAGGGTGGTTGGCATTGGCAATGACACAAAATTGTATTACAGATACATGGGTTCCTTGACTACTCCTCCTTGTACCGAGGGTGTTACTTGGACCCTCCTTAAACAG ATTAGAAGCGTTAAAGAAGAACAAATTGTTTCGCTTCAGAATGCCGTTAATGAT GGTCCAGGTGGGAATGCGAGACCAATACAACCAACAAACGATCGCATAGTGCAGTTCAATAAATATCCGCCTTACTTTTCCTTAAATTAA
- the LOC130970680 gene encoding alpha carbonic anhydrase 7-like, which yields MEKFSAKVFICSLFAALVLQSSPARSQEVEDETEFNYDENSDRGPSQWGNIKPEWRTCKTGRMQSPIDLNDKVQLAKLGPLNLNYNPSNYNTLKNKGHSMQLDIRQPTSSLQINGTSYILDNIHWHTPSEHTINGKRFDLELHLVHESSANQTAVIGILYKIGTELDPVLLSQREGLEALNGSSAGASVSVGVFDPRVVDITGNDTKLYYRYMGSLTTPPCTEGVIWTVLKQIRSVKREQIVTLNNAVNDGPGGNARPIQPTNNRKVQFNNYKPY from the exons ATGGAAAAGTTTTCAGCGAAGGTTTTCATTTGCAGTTTATTTGCAGCACTTGTTTTGCAATCTTCCCCAGCAAGGTCCCAAGAAGTTG AGGATGAGACCGAGTTTAATTACGATGAAAATAGTGATAGAGGACCATCTCAATGGGGAAACATAAAACCAGAATGGAGGACGTGCAAAACTGGAAGAATGCAATcaccaattgatttgaatgATAAGGTTCAACTTGCTAAACTAGGACCCCTTAACTTGAACTACAATCCCTCCAATTATAATACCCTTAAGAATAAGGGTCATTCGATGCag TTGGACATTCGTCAACCAACAAGCTCTCTACAAATTAATGGAACCTCTTATATACTTGACAATATACATTGGCACACTCCATCTGAACACACCATTAATGGAAAAAg ATTCGATCTAGAGCTACATTTGGTGCATGAAAGTTCAGCTAATCAAACAGCAGTAATTGGAATACTTTACAAAATTGGAACAGAATTAGACCCAGTATTGTTATCG CAAAGGGAAGGTTTGGAGGCACTGAATGGATCAAGTGCTGGAGCGAGTGTATCAGTGGGTGTATTTGATCCAAGGGTGGTTGACATTACTGGCAATGACACAAAATTGTATTACAGATACATGGGTTCCTTGACTACTCCTCCTTGTACCGAGGGTGTTATTTGGACCGTCCTTAAACAG ATTAGAAGCGTTAAAAGGGAACAAATCGTTACGCTTAATAATGCCGTTAATGAT GGTCCAGGTGGGAATGCGAGACCAATACAACCAACAAACAATCGCAAAGTGCAGTTCAATAACTATAAGCCTTACTGA